The Oceanicaulis alexandrii DSM 11625 DNA segment CGGCACGCCCCAATGATTGTTATAGCTCTTCTCGCTCCAATGGGCGGGACCGGCCTTGCGGAACACCGCGGCCAGGGCCTCCTTGACGCTGGTCTTGCCGACCGAGCCCGTCACGCCCACGCGCACCGCCTCAGAGCGACGCCGTGCGCCCTCGCCCAGCTTGATCAGACCATCCAGCACGTCGCTGACCACCAGCCGCGGGCCTGAGCAGACCTCAGGACGCGACACCAGCACCGCCGCCGCGCCCTTGTCGAGCGCCGCCTGGGCGAAGTCATGGCCGTCGCGCCGGTCTGTCAGAGCGACGAACAGATCGCCGGGCTGCAGCGTACGCGTGTCGATGGAGACGCCCGTGGCGTTCCAGCCGCCATCGGTCAGGCGCCCGCCAGACGCCTCCGCAGCTTGCTTGGCGGTCCAGAGCGGCGTCGTCATGCCGTCCCTCCCCGCTCCTGCAGAAGGGAGGAGACGATCTGGGTTTCATCAAAGGGAATGACGCGATCCGCCAGGATCTGGCCGGTTTCATGCCCCTTGCCAGCGATCAGCAGGACATCGCCCTTTTTCAGGTGCTCGATCCCGGCGCGGATCGCCGCTTCGCGATCTGGAATTTCCTGCGCGTCGGGGCACGCGGCCATGATCGCCTTGCGAATGCCGGCGGGATCTTCGGTGCGCGGATTGTCGTCCGTGACGATGGCGATATCCGCCAGCCGCGCCGCAATCTCGCCCATGGGCGCGCGCTTGGTGGCGTCCCGGTCTCCGCCTGCGCCAAACACCAGAACAATCCGTCCTTGCGTGTGCGGTCGCGCAGCGCGCAGCAATTTGTCCAGTCCGTCCGGCGTATGCGCGTAATCGAGCAGCACCGGCGCGCCATCCATGGTGGTCCCCACCGTCTGCAAACGTCCGGCCACGCCCTGCAAGGCGCCCATGGCCTCAAACGCCTGATCGGGCTGCACGCCGCTGGCGATGGCCATCGCCGCCGCGCCCAGCGCATTGGCCGCCTGGAATTCGCCGATCAGCGGCAGATCGACCTCGCGCTCCTCGCCTTTCCAGCTGAAGCGCACATGCTGGCTGGCGGGATGCGGCGTGATTTCATGCACGGTCAGATCCCGGCCGCGCCAGCCAATCTCGACCGGGCTCAGCCCAGCGGACTGAGCCGCCTGCGCCACGCGCGCGGACCAGTCTGAATCCATATTGATCACCGCCGGCGCGCCCATGGGCGCCAGCGTCGAGAACAGCCGCATCTTGGAGGCGAAATAGTCTTCAAAGTCGGGGTGATAATCGAGATGGTCCTGGGTGAGGTTGGTGAACCCCACCAGCGCCAGGCGCGCGCCGTCCATGCGGCGCTGCTTGAGCCCGTGCGAGGACGCCTCCATCGCCAGATGGGTGACGCCTTCCTCGGTCAGCTTATCCAGGCTTTGATGAAGCGCAATGGCGTCCGGCGTCGTATAGCCCACATCCGTCCGGCCTGACGCGCGTGTCACCCCCAGCGTGCCGAGCGCCGCCGCTTCATATCCCGCCGACGCCCAGATCTGGCGCAGGAACTCGACGGTCGAGCTTTTGCCATTGGTGCCGGTCACCGCCGCAATGGTCGCAGGCTGGCGCGGATAGAAGTTGGCGGCAATCGCCGACAGCGCGCCCGCCGGATCTTCCGCCTCGATGACCGGGACGGAGGCCTGAGTTCCCTTCGGCGCGAGCACGCAAACCGCGCCCTTCTCGATCGCCATGGGGATGAATTGGGTTCCGTTGACCTTCACGCCGGGCAGCGCGGCGAACAGATCGCCGGGCTTCACCTTGCGGCTGTCGAGCGCCAATCCTGTGACTTCAAGCCCCTGCGCTCCGGCCGGGACGCCCAGGCTTTCGGGCAGCAAGTCAGCAAGCGTACGGATCATCGTGAGTCCTCAAGCATGGCGTCTTCCAGCGCGACAGGCTCCTCGGACGGGGCGACCAGTCGCGGACGGGGGGCGAACAGTTCGGCGACCACCGAGACTTGAGCCTCAGGGTCGGCGTCATGACGGTCGATGTCCAGAACACCGGCCAGCGCGCGGATGATTTCGCCCGCCGCCGGCATAGCCGTCCAGCCCGCCGTGGAGAACCCGTGAGTTTCAGCAGTGGGCTGGGGCCGGTCCATGGAGACCGTCAGCACATATTGCGGATCATCAAAGGGAAAGACGGCGACAAACGTGTTGAAGGTGTTGCCTTCCACATACTGACCGCCCACGACGCGCTCCGCCGTTCCGGTCTTGCCCGCCACAGCCAGCCCGTCCACATCCGCCGTCCCCGTTTGAGAGCGCGCCACGAACTCACGCATCACGCCCAGCACCTGGGCCGCAACGCTGGAGCTCATCACCGGCACGCCCGCCACGGTCTCCCCTGGCGCGACAGGGCGCAGGGTCGGCGGGGTGTAGACGCCGCCATTGGCCAGCGCCGAATACGCCGCCGCCAGCGCCAGCGGGCTGACCTGAAACCCGTGCCCGTAAGACGCCGTCATGGTCTGGATGCGGCCCCAGCGGCGCGGCAGGTTGGGGCCCGCCGCTTCCAGCAGCTCCACCGGCGGCGCTTCAAACAGGCGCAAATCGGAATAAAACCCGGTCAGATCATCGGCGCCGATCGTGTCGGCCATGCGAGAAGCGGCGATGTTTGAGGAATACAGCACCATTTCCCGCGCGGTCAGCGGGCGGTTCTCGCCGCGATAATCATGGATGGTGTGACCGCCAATGCGCACCGGGGTCGAGGCGTCATAGACATCATCCATATGCACGCTGCCCGCCTCAAGGCCCGCAGCAAGCGACAATGGCTTGAACACCGACCCCAGCTCGTAAACCCCCTGCACCGCCTGATTGAACAGCGGGTCGATGTCAGAGCCGGGCGCGGTCGCTTCAGCGAACCGGTTGGGGTCGTAATCGGGCAAGGAGGCCATGGCGATGATCTCGCCGGTGCCCACCCGCATCAGAACCGCCGAGGCGCCCGCCGCCTGGTGGGCCGCCATGCGCTCGCGCAAAATGCTTTCGACCCGGTATTGCGCCGTCAGGTCAATGGACAGGCTGACCGGACGTCCGCCCTCGGCCAGCTCGGCTTCAAACGCGCGCTCGGCGCCCGCGACGCCTTCCATCTGACCATCCACATAGCCGACCAGATGCGCGGCGACGCGCTGTTTGGGATAAATGCGGCCCGGTTCGACGCGGAAATTCACGCCGGGCAGCCCCAGAAGGTGGATCGCCTGGCGCACGCGCGGGCTCAGCCCGTCAGCGATCGGCACATAGCGCGAGTTCGAAGACAGCCTGCGGGTCAGCCGCTCCACATCCAGCTCGGGCAGCACGGTGGCCAGCTGCTGGGCGACTTCCGCAGCATCCCAGACATAGAGCGGATCAGCGTAGACGGAATGAAAGTCCAGCGTCGCCGCCAGGATTTCGCCATCGCGATCCAGGATCGAGGCGCGACGCACCGGCGCCAGCTCGGCGGCGGACGCTTCAAAACGCGCGTCAGCATCGCCATTGAACACGGCGATCTCCACCGCCCGGCCCGCCGAGATCACGAACCCGAGGCTCAGCACCAGACCGATCACGCTCAGACGCGAACGGCGACGCCCCGCCAGATTGCTGCGATTTTCAATGCGCATACGGCGCATGGCCTGAACCGGGGCCGTCTCCACCGGCGCAGGCGGGGTGGCGCGTCGGTCATCCTTGACCCGCACCCGCCGCGAAAGCCGCCGGAGGATCGTCATCAGTTCTGTCCGGGATTGGCGTAAGACACCTGCGCCGTGGCCAGGCCCTGTTGCGGGGCGCGCAAGCCTTCCGGCGCTTGCTGGGCGCTCAGGCGCGGCAATTCGGAAAAGGCCAGCTCCTGCTCGGGGCGCACCGGCTCAAAACCCAGATAGGCGCGCGCCAGACGGCGCAGATTCTCAGGCTCTTCCTGATGGGAGATCTCCGCGTCCAGCGCGCTGATGCGCCCGCGTTCACGCGCCAGCTCGGCCTGAAGCTGGGCGAGTTTTTCAGAATCGCTCGCCGTCCCCGATTTGGCCACATAAAGCGCGGCGAGCAGGATGGCGGCGACCAGAACGCCGACGATTTCAACGATGCGGATCATTGAACACACTCCTCAAGACGGCGATAGGGCGGCACGCCCGCAAAGCCTTCTTCATCACGGGGCCAGGCCGGGTTTTCATTGCGGATCGCAGCGCGCAGCTTGGCTGAGCGCGCGCGCGGGTTTTCAAACGCTTCCACGTCGGACGCGGCCTGGGCTTTCTTGCTGATCAGCGAAAAGCTGGGTTCGCGCTCCGGCTGGATTTCCGGCTGATGGCGCGAGCCGCCGCCCATCAGGCCGCCGCGCTCGCGCAAAAAGGTTTTCACGATGCGGTCTTCCAGCGAGTGGAAGGTCACCACCACAAGACGTCCGGCGGGCCTGAGCACGCGTTCAGCCGCCTGCAGTCCGCGCACCAACTCGCCCAGCTCGTCATTGACGTAAATGCGCAAGCCCTGGAACGAGCGCGTGGCGGGGTGAATGCGGCCCGGCTTGCCGCCCACCGCCTTGCCGATGATGTCGGCCAGCGCCAGAGTGCGGGTGATCGGCTCGATCTCGCGTGCGCGAATGATCGCCTGCGCCGCGCGGCGCGCATGACGCTCCTCGCCATAAATCTTGAAAATCGCCGCCAGCTCATTGGCTTCCAGATGGTTCACGGCGTCCGCGGCCGTCGGGCCGGACTGGGACATGCGCATGTCCAGCGGGCCGTCCTTCTGGAAGGAAAATCCGCGTTCGGCCTGGTCGATCTGCATGGAGCTGACCCCCAGATCGAGCACCACGCCGTCCACGCCCGAACTGCCCGCCACCTCGATAATGTCTTCCATCATCGAGAACGGACCAAAACCAAAGGCGAAGCGGCCCTTGTAGGCCGTCGTCATCAGATCCGCCGTTTCACGCGCGCTCGGATCGCGATCAATGCCCAGCACCCGGCAGTCGGCCGCGCCGAGGATGCCGCGGGTATAACCGCCCGCGCCAAAGGTGCCGTCCACATACAGACCGCCATCGCGCGGCTGTAGCGCCGTCAGCACTTCATCGAGCATCACCGGGACGTGGGAGGCGTCGTTCATGACTCATCTCCCCGGCGGCGGGACGGGCGGCGCAGCGCAGACTTGTTGTCGCGCGCAAAAGCCAGATCGTCTTCGGCCTGATCGGCGTGCGCGGTCGGATCCCAGATCTCGAAGCGCTTGCCCATGCCGATGAACACCGCCTGCTTGGCGAGACCGGCATGGTCGATCAGCTCTTTGGGCAGGGAGACCCGACCTGTTGAGTCAAACGACAGCGCCTTGGCGCCGCCAAAGATCACGCGCTCAAACGCGGTGCGGGCCGGATCATAAGGATCCATGTCCTCGATGGCGTCGGAATAATCCTCGAGCAGGCGCTGACCGCCGCCTTCCAGGAAGGGGCCGTTGAACGAGCGCCAGACATAGATGCCGGGAAAGCCCTGGCCGGACACGGTCGCGCGGAAGTCGGCCGGTACAGACACCCGCCCCTTCGCATCAATCCCGTTGGTCGTCGTGGAGACGAACATGACCGGCATAGCCCCATACTCACCCGCACCCCATCATGGCGGGTTAACTATGGGATAACATGGGAAAGCATGGGTTACAATGGTCCTAACCTGTTGCGAGACTCGTTTTACCGCATGAGAACTAAGAATTCCGTGAAAAACGGAACCCGAAAACAAGAACAGATTGAGAACAGATTGGGCGAGGCGTTAACCTTTGACCGTGCTAACGCCCTAAAAAACAGGATCAGAGGGCCTATAAGCCGGGTTCTGTCCCATGCCGTCCCATACAGGACGACCGGGGGCGACCATTCCTCTAGGACGCCGCTTGCACGACGCCTCCAGCGACCTACCCGGACCTCGACGCGGAGGCGCGTCTGTCTCGCCAAGGCGAAACGCGGGTCCCTATTCGGTCTTGCTCCAGGCGGGGCTTGCCGTGCCCCCTTCCTTGCGGTCGGGGCGGTGGGCTCTTACCCCACCGTTTCACCCTTACCGCGCCGAAACGCGGCGGTCTGATTTCTGCGGCGCTATCCCTGAACCGGAAAACCGGCCCGCCGGGATTTCCCCGGCGCCTTGCCTCCATGGAGCCCGGACTTTCCTCTCCTGCAGGGTTTCCCCTCTCGCAGCAGCGGCCGCCCAGCCCTCTGATCCCTCATCCCATCACGAAAAAGGCCGCCGCGGTCAAGCGCGACGGCCAGTCTTTCATAACCTGTGAGGCGGCTTATCAGTTCACAGAGAGGCTGATTTCCGCACCGTCTTCGCTGACGGCGACGGCCGCATCCGCAAACCGGGGTGGGCCGAAATTCATGGGCGGATCGTTGGAAATGGTGATCGGCTCGGCAGGGATGCCAAACGCCATGGTGCGCATCTCGCCGTCGCCTTCCGGGTCGCGCCAGACCTGGATCGCCCAGTCGCCGGCGGGAATATCGTCAAAGACAAAGACATCTTCGGGACTGGCGGCGCGGCGCTGACCGTGTTCGCAACGACCGCTCAGGAAGGTGTCCTCCGAGCAGATCGAAACATACATGTCGCCTTCTGGATTCGGCGTGTTGACGGTGACGGACACAGAGCCCAGGACGGCGATGAGGGACAACAACATGGGACAAGCTCCTTTGCTTTGTTGTCCCCAGACTGCCCCGCCTTCGCTCGACGATCAGGTTCCAGGCGTCACCCTTTTGGGATGACAGATGTCACCTGCCGCCGCAGCCCTTCGATCAGAGCGCAGGTCTCTTCATCCGCAACGCCTGTCAAAGCTTGCGAGCGGAAGCGGCGCTGAAACGCCAGCACAACCGCTTTCAGCGCCTGGTCATAAGCGCCCGCTGGCTCGGCGCCGTAGCCGATGTCGCAAAGCGCCTGACGCAAAGCCGTGACGGCCTCTCCCTCGTCACTTGGCGCGCAGGGCGGCAGGACTGACGGAACAGCCTGCGGCCACAGACCGACGCCCGCCTCGGCGAAGCGCTTCCAGGGAAATTTCTCGCCCGGATCCTGCTTGCGGTCCGGCGCCAGATCGGAATGCCCGATCACATCGCACGCCTTGATGGGATGGCGGGCGAGAATGCCCTGACAGAGCGCCAGCACCGCCTCGATCTGCGCCTCGGGATAGTCGGGCAGGCCGAAATCATGACCGCCATTGACGATCTCGACGCCGATGGAGGCGGAGTTGATGTCGCTGCAACCGCGCCAGACACCCTTGCCCGCATGCCAGGCGCGCTTGTCCTCGCTCACAAGTTGGAAGACGCGTCCATCCTCCTCGACCACATAATGAGCGCTCACAGAAAACCCTGGATCACACAGACGCTCAATCGCGGCCTCGCCGGTCTCCATGCCGGTATAGTGCAAAACCAGCATCGAGGGCGGCAGGCGGCGATCATTGAAATTGGGCGACGGGCGCGTGATCACGGCCATGCGTCTCTCCTGCTAGCGAGGGCGTCCTATCGGCGTTGTAGGGGCCACCGTCTTGGCGCGCCGCGCCGCGACCACGCCGACGCCCGCCAGCGCCAGAACGCCGCCCACGATCAACTGCCAGGTGACCGGATCGCCCAGCAGCACCACGCCCAGAATGACGCCGATCAGCGGCCCCATCAGGGTCAAAGGCGCGATGAGGGAGGCGTCATACCGGCGCAGCAGATAATAGAACGATCCGTGCCCGAAGATGTTCACCAGCAGTACGGTGAAGGCCAGCGAGCCCACGAACAGCCAGCCGCCATCCAGCGAGGCGGCGATCTGATCGCGCTCAAACAACAGCGTCATGGCCAGAAGCGGCGGCCAGGAAATCAGCCCGATCCAGGCCTGAAGCGACATGGCGGACATGTCCGCCTTCTTCACCAGAATGGAGCCCGCCGCCGCAGCAAATGCGGCGCCGACCCCGGCCAGAAGCCCCGCGGTAAAAGAGAACTCTGCCGGTTTCAGAACCACCAAAGCCGCGCCGGCGAAGGCGATCGCCATGCCGCTGCCGCGCACCCAGCGCACCCGTTCCTGCAGGAAGATGATGGACAGCACCGTGGTGAACGGCACCGCCAGCTGGACTACGATGGCGATGGCGGAGGGCGAGGCGTAACGCAGGCCGACAAACAACAAGGCGAACTGAATGGCGCCCATGGTCAGCGCCGCCCCGATCACCACGCCCATATGACGCGGCACGGGCCGCAGCCACGGACCCAGCACCGCATAGAGCAGGAAAAAGCGCAGGAAAGCGAAGAAAAAGGGCGGACTGCCCTCAAAACCTTCCACCAGAACGGGCGTGCCCGACAGGGACCATTTCGCAACGACGAAATTCAGTCCCCAGACGAGGCAGACACCAAACAGAAGGGCGAAGTGGCGAAGTGACATAGCCTCGCTCTAAGCGAGCCCGCCCTCGCCCGCAAGCAGTGTATCGCTCACGATGAATTTCGAACTGTTAGCTTTGCGAGGTCTGAAAGCCGGCGTCTGCAGACAGAATTAGACGCCGCCCGGCTGGTCCTCGCCATCCACGGTCCAGCCATGGGGGCCGCGATGCGCGTCCAGAACGGTGCGGTCGGTGGGTTTGCGAGAGCGTTTGACCACTTTGCGATAAGCCCAATACCCCGCAGCGCCGACAGCGGCGAGGCCTGCGACGACGAAGGCCGCCATGGTCAGAAACGCCGCCAGGACAAGGACAAGACCAATCACCGCAACCGCCGCCAGACCTGCCAGAAGCGCACGCAAACCGTTCATCAGTCCGCCTGCGTCATATGCCTGTTGGTGCGTCATTGCGATGTCTCCAAGGTGAGTCTGTCGTCCAGCCCCTACATAGTTTGGGGTTTGAACGCTTCAGGTCAATGCTAGAGGCCCGAGCGTGAAGGATTTGTCATTCAGCTGGAGCGCCCAGCCCTTTCACATCACGCTTGCGGGTGATCGCGGCATAAGCCGCATTGATCGCCGCCATCTTTTCCACAGCAAT contains these protein-coding regions:
- a CDS encoding UDP-N-acetylmuramoyl-L-alanyl-D-glutamate--2,6-diaminopimelate ligase, with amino-acid sequence MIRTLADLLPESLGVPAGAQGLEVTGLALDSRKVKPGDLFAALPGVKVNGTQFIPMAIEKGAVCVLAPKGTQASVPVIEAEDPAGALSAIAANFYPRQPATIAAVTGTNGKSSTVEFLRQIWASAGYEAAALGTLGVTRASGRTDVGYTTPDAIALHQSLDKLTEEGVTHLAMEASSHGLKQRRMDGARLALVGFTNLTQDHLDYHPDFEDYFASKMRLFSTLAPMGAPAVINMDSDWSARVAQAAQSAGLSPVEIGWRGRDLTVHEITPHPASQHVRFSWKGEEREVDLPLIGEFQAANALGAAAMAIASGVQPDQAFEAMGALQGVAGRLQTVGTTMDGAPVLLDYAHTPDGLDKLLRAARPHTQGRIVLVFGAGGDRDATKRAPMGEIAARLADIAIVTDDNPRTEDPAGIRKAIMAACPDAQEIPDREAAIRAGIEHLKKGDVLLIAGKGHETGQILADRVIPFDETQIVSSLLQERGGTA
- a CDS encoding peptidoglycan D,D-transpeptidase FtsI family protein: MTILRRLSRRVRVKDDRRATPPAPVETAPVQAMRRMRIENRSNLAGRRRSRLSVIGLVLSLGFVISAGRAVEIAVFNGDADARFEASAAELAPVRRASILDRDGEILAATLDFHSVYADPLYVWDAAEVAQQLATVLPELDVERLTRRLSSNSRYVPIADGLSPRVRQAIHLLGLPGVNFRVEPGRIYPKQRVAAHLVGYVDGQMEGVAGAERAFEAELAEGGRPVSLSIDLTAQYRVESILRERMAAHQAAGASAVLMRVGTGEIIAMASLPDYDPNRFAEATAPGSDIDPLFNQAVQGVYELGSVFKPLSLAAGLEAGSVHMDDVYDASTPVRIGGHTIHDYRGENRPLTAREMVLYSSNIAASRMADTIGADDLTGFYSDLRLFEAPPVELLEAAGPNLPRRWGRIQTMTASYGHGFQVSPLALAAAYSALANGGVYTPPTLRPVAPGETVAGVPVMSSSVAAQVLGVMREFVARSQTGTADVDGLAVAGKTGTAERVVGGQYVEGNTFNTFVAVFPFDDPQYVLTVSMDRPQPTAETHGFSTAGWTAMPAAGEIIRALAGVLDIDRHDADPEAQVSVVAELFAPRPRLVAPSEEPVALEDAMLEDSR
- the ftsL gene encoding cell division protein FtsL; this translates as MIRIVEIVGVLVAAILLAALYVAKSGTASDSEKLAQLQAELARERGRISALDAEISHQEEPENLRRLARAYLGFEPVRPEQELAFSELPRLSAQQAPEGLRAPQQGLATAQVSYANPGQN
- the rsmH gene encoding 16S rRNA (cytosine(1402)-N(4))-methyltransferase RsmH → MNDASHVPVMLDEVLTALQPRDGGLYVDGTFGAGGYTRGILGAADCRVLGIDRDPSARETADLMTTAYKGRFAFGFGPFSMMEDIIEVAGSSGVDGVVLDLGVSSMQIDQAERGFSFQKDGPLDMRMSQSGPTAADAVNHLEANELAAIFKIYGEERHARRAAQAIIRAREIEPITRTLALADIIGKAVGGKPGRIHPATRSFQGLRIYVNDELGELVRGLQAAERVLRPAGRLVVVTFHSLEDRIVKTFLRERGGLMGGGSRHQPEIQPEREPSFSLISKKAQAASDVEAFENPRARSAKLRAAIRNENPAWPRDEEGFAGVPPYRRLEECVQ
- a CDS encoding division/cell wall cluster transcriptional repressor MraZ, whose amino-acid sequence is MPVMFVSTTTNGIDAKGRVSVPADFRATVSGQGFPGIYVWRSFNGPFLEGGGQRLLEDYSDAIEDMDPYDPARTAFERVIFGGAKALSFDSTGRVSLPKELIDHAGLAKQAVFIGMGKRFEIWDPTAHADQAEDDLAFARDNKSALRRPSRRRGDES
- a CDS encoding DUF2141 domain-containing protein — protein: MLLSLIAVLGSVSVTVNTPNPEGDMYVSICSEDTFLSGRCEHGQRRAASPEDVFVFDDIPAGDWAIQVWRDPEGDGEMRTMAFGIPAEPITISNDPPMNFGPPRFADAAVAVSEDGAEISLSVN
- a CDS encoding N-acetylmuramoyl-L-alanine amidase, giving the protein MAVITRPSPNFNDRRLPPSMLVLHYTGMETGEAAIERLCDPGFSVSAHYVVEEDGRVFQLVSEDKRAWHAGKGVWRGCSDINSASIGVEIVNGGHDFGLPDYPEAQIEAVLALCQGILARHPIKACDVIGHSDLAPDRKQDPGEKFPWKRFAEAGVGLWPQAVPSVLPPCAPSDEGEAVTALRQALCDIGYGAEPAGAYDQALKAVVLAFQRRFRSQALTGVADEETCALIEGLRRQVTSVIPKG
- a CDS encoding DMT family transporter — translated: MSLRHFALLFGVCLVWGLNFVVAKWSLSGTPVLVEGFEGSPPFFFAFLRFFLLYAVLGPWLRPVPRHMGVVIGAALTMGAIQFALLFVGLRYASPSAIAIVVQLAVPFTTVLSIIFLQERVRWVRGSGMAIAFAGAALVVLKPAEFSFTAGLLAGVGAAFAAAAGSILVKKADMSAMSLQAWIGLISWPPLLAMTLLFERDQIAASLDGGWLFVGSLAFTVLLVNIFGHGSFYYLLRRYDASLIAPLTLMGPLIGVILGVVLLGDPVTWQLIVGGVLALAGVGVVAARRAKTVAPTTPIGRPR